CCTCCCAGTTCGTCGTCGTACTCCGTCCGAAGTACAGTCGCGCCGTAGCCAAGGCTTGTGCTTCCGTTGTCCCAAGAAGTTTTACCCCGGTCACCGTTGCAACTCTCCACAATTCTTAGTTTTAGAGACATCAGAAGATATTGCTGTATCAAGTTCCAACCTTGAGGACAAGGTTGATTTTCAACTGGCGGGTATTGATACAGGTCCAACAACTAAGTTTGTGTGAGCCCAAATTGGCAGCCCAGTTTACTGCTACCTAGGCTAAATGGAAGCAGTCAAAAGTGTCTGTTGTTAAACGTGGGATTTAGGATAAACATCACATCCACGTTTCTAGGCACATACATGCATTATTCCTTTATTATCTCCATGTTCCTTTTATTCAGTTATCATTAGCTATGCACGTTTGATTTCAGTTACTGcattttagtattataaattgtAACTTGGTTATTTTAAATGACCATGAATGAAAAGTTTGGTGTTTGCCAAAGTCTCTCTTCTTAATCTTATTTTCTTGGGAGATTGACCATCTCGAATCGGTCTACTATCAAAGCCCAATATATATCAGCCCGAAAGAGGCCCAAATCATAACTTGTATGGAGTAATCCTAATAGATACACTTTTGATCGAGTATAATAACTGTAACATAACAAAGAAAACATTTTTATGCCATTTCAAACTCAGATGTTTTGCCATTATCCATTATGCAGAAATTATAGATATCATCTCTTAATCACAATCGCGTAATGAACATCGAGTAGAATTTAACTTGGGAAATTCGCCCAAATACACTTATTTTTAAAGTTTTATTATAAAATACACTTTCTGgaaaaaaaattgtctatttacaccattaggtcgaccacATAATGGGTCGACTACCCCTTTACCGGGTCGACCAGTTTagttttcaaggtggtcgaccaacaTTCTTTATAGTTGTTGGTCGACTACTTCAATAAGATGGTCGACCCTCAGGTCGACCGACTTGTTGGCCAAAACTCGGTCGACTAGCTTTAGTCGACCATAGTAGCATTGTAGTCGACCAATAAGTACGTTGACTAAGCATAAAAGCACAATTGGATTGGATAAGATTTTTTGGATTTTAGATAAGGTTGTTAATAAACCACAAATTACAGACTTATAACATACCTAACTTATTAATAAACCACAAAGACTTAAATGCATGACAGTTAAACAGACAACATACATACAAACACACAAACCTAACATCCATGACCAATAAACACATTTAAAACACAACGAAGAAGCTAATCAtcactaaaattataagtcaagTTAAATTGTGTTGAGCATGAGTCTTCAAGTTTTCCCTTCCCCTTCCCCTTTCCCATCCCCTTCGGCTTTGCCTTCGTTTTTGActcagacttagacttttgtgtaccTTCAGATAGATCATAATGTGCGGTGCAAGTTGATCTAGTGTGTCCATATTCCAAGCAACGACTGCATTTTCTTTTAGATTTGAAATTATCTTTGTCTTCTCCTTGGGACGGTATACGAGCAGTATTCTTCGGTCTTCCTGATTGTCATTTTGTAACCAATGGCGGTCAGACGGTTTGTAGATTTCCTGGATCTATCCATTCAGAAATATGATCTAGTGGGTTAATGTCTTCCATGTATGCAGACTTGTAAGTTTCAGTGGTGAAATACTTCTGAACGTGTGTAGTAACGTCACGTAGGACAAAATACCTTGCTACTGCCATTACGTGTCCACAAGGTAGACCGGAAAACTGCCATTGTTTGCATGTGCAAGTTTTATCTTGTAGATTAATTTTACCGCCTTTTTTCATATCCATTACCTCAAACTTAACTTTTGATATCGGTTTCACATTCCAAGTTAGAGACTTACGATTTATTTTACCCAATTCACGCTCTGCATATGGTGTGACAGGTGTTGTTAAACCATCAGCAGTGTTTCGGTGTTCCCAAAACCATTGTTGAACTGAAGCTTTAAAGAATTCAAGAAGCATTGTAACAGGGAGTTTCCTCGCATGAACTGACAGTGCGTTCATGGACTCTGTGagatgtcccattcttattgattaaaaacgttccatattaattgatttcgttgcgaggttttgacctctatatgagacgtttttcaaagactgcattcatttttaaaacaaaccataacctttatttcatagataaaggttttaaaaagctttacgtagattatcaaataatgataatctaaaatatcctgtttacacacgaccattacataatggtttacaatacaaatatgttacaacaaaataagtttcttgaatgcagtttttacacaatatcatacaagcatggactccaaatctcgtccttatttaagtatgcggcagcggaagctcttaataatcacctgagaataaacatgcttaaaacgtcaacaaaaatgttggtgagttataggtttaacctatatatatcaaatcataataatagaccacaagatttcatatttcaatacatcccatacatagagataaaaatcattcatatggtgaacacctggtaactgacattaacaagatgcatatataagaatatccccatcattccgggacacccttcggatatgatataaatttcgaagtactaaaacatccggtactttggatggggtttgttaggtccaatagatctatctttaggattcgtgtcaattagggtgtctgttccctaattcttagattaccagacttaataaaaaggggcatatttgatttcgataattcaaccatagaatgtagtttcaagtacttgtgtctattttgtaaatcatttataaaacctgcatgtattctcatcccaaaaatattagattttaaaagtgggactataactcactttcacagatttttacttcgtcgggaagtaaggcttggccactggttgattcacgaacctataacaatatatacatatatatcaaagtatgttcaaaatatatttacaacacttttaatatattttgatgttttaagtttattaagtcagctgtcctcgttagtaacctacaactagttgtccacagttagatgtacagaaataaatcgataaatattatcttgaatcaatccacgaccaagtgtatacgtatctcagtattgatcacaactcaaactatatatattttggaattaacctcaaccctgtatagctaactccaacattcacatatagagtgtttatggttgttccgaaatatatatagatgtgtcgacatgataggtcaaaacattgtatacgtgtctatggtatctcaagattacataatatacaatacaagttgattaagttatggttggaatagatttgttaccaattttcacgtagctaaaatgagaaaaattatccaatcttgttttacccataacttcttcattttaaatccgttttgagtgaatcaaattgctatggtttcatattgaactctattttatgaatataaacagaaaaagtataggtttatagtcagaaaaataagttacaagtcgtttttgtaaaggtagtcatttcagtagaaagaacgacgtctagatgaccattttagaaaacatacttccactttgagtttaaccataatttttggatatagtttcatgttcataataaaaatcattttctcagaataaaaacttttaaatcaaagtttatcatagtttttaattaactaacccaaaacagcccgcggtgttactacgacggcgtaaatccggttttacggtgtttttcatgtttccaggttttaaatcattaagttagcatatcatatagatatagaacatgtgtttagttgattttaaaagtcaagttagaaggattaacttttgtttgcgaacaagtttagaattaactaaactatgttctagtgattacaagtttaaaccttcgaataagatagctttatatgtatgaatcgaatgatgttatgaacatcattactaccttaagttccttggataaacctactggaaaagagaaaaatggatctagcttcaacggatccttggatggctcgaagttcttgaagcagaatcatgacacgaaaacaagttcaagtaagatcatcacttgaaataagattgttatagttatagaaattgaaccaaagtttgaatatgattattaccttgtattagaatgataacctactgtaagaaacaaagatttcttgaggttggatgatcaccttacaagattggaagtgagctagcaaacttgaaagtattcttgattttatgtaactagaacttgtagaatatatgaagaacacttagaacttgaagatag
This window of the Rutidosis leptorrhynchoides isolate AG116_Rl617_1_P2 chromosome 7, CSIRO_AGI_Rlap_v1, whole genome shotgun sequence genome carries:
- the LOC139859064 gene encoding uncharacterized protein produces the protein MGHLTESMNALSVHARKLPVTMLLEFFKASVQQWFWEHRNTADGLTTPVTPYAERELGKINRKSLTWNVKPISKVKFEVMDMKKGGKINLQDKTCTCKQWQFSGLPCGHVMAVARYFVLRDVTTHVQKYFTTETYKSAYMEDINPLDHISEWIDPGNLQTV